The proteins below are encoded in one region of Sminthopsis crassicaudata isolate SCR6 chromosome 1, ASM4859323v1, whole genome shotgun sequence:
- the PRR35 gene encoding proline-rich protein 35 codes for MSKEVGSCRLGASYKPKERKPKKPHYIPRPWGKPYNYKCFQCPFTCMEKSHLYNHMKYSLCKNSLSLLIDSSDWAYKKGHLLQPELRLFPTSEGPRGPPKGDPSDPAPPKRPKPGPRPGNSSPADPGPPGEDGGAFPEDDDDEEVAGGLLRAMDPSEGRKAGASAEADVGALLFGFKDKIREPEPDFIITDVFSLRNAGGRGREPPSPEADPKPKTGRAPKKSLSTGGLLMEQWRLVAGGQKSRASVDLAPVGTEGSGIIPCYPPPAYSEYQEAQGLNLSLLGINYPLSPGLFSYLGPTLTAGAAATHAPITQMPFLASAAQLLPPPAAAAATTAPFQTLQGPERSAFLPRFYYPLLFEHALGTPSGKASDAPPAPANLALPGKTPGEMPTALGLLKVPMSKAVSSWPRSHRDPGQEVELKAGPLGTKEEEEEEEKEGRCQSFQKEGTGPSRTPTSEIYRSLLGSSSRKAQGTLASPAAAVSTLKRKSFLGGGLDFPKDPTGVDSLPLGKFDYQRSVPAATPLLSWPKDSDTVGSEATSPTLQALDGPPSKHLQEYRPVSPGPIGEDLSKALGDYEKVERRLGQLATTGGPTQGPLREQLGKIRRELYHIHQVLEKATRPPEGPLDLSVKRVPDKGPSPTELELEEGGWEESGLETTKTPLDLLLLQLSQPEGRQGSSESPGVPITVLPPTLATEPFYGHTTKCEADSSVLLGADGRAPGGSGSTPGGPQLLASEEGPLGGWGGGPRSGLGVFPGDPEATCLHSPENTEV; via the exons ATGTCCAAGGAGGTGGGGAGCTGCCGTCTGGGCGCCTCCTACAAGCCCAAGGAGAGGAAGCCCAAAAAACCGCACTACATTCCCAGGCCTTGGGGCAAGCCGTACAACTACAAGTGTTTCCAGTGCCCCTTCACCTGCATGGAGAAATCCCACCTGTACAACCACATGAAGTACAGCCTCTGCAAGAACTCCCTGTCCCTGCTCATTGACTCCTCCGACTGGGCTTACAAGAAAGGTCATCTCCTCCAGCCTGAGCTGCGGCTCTTCCCCACCTCCGAGGGGCCCCGAGGCCCGCCCAAGGGAGACCCTTCTGACCCAGCCCCACCTAAGCGGCCAAAACCAGGGCCCAGGCCAGGAAACAGCTCCCCAGCAGATCCGGGGCCACCCGGTGAGGATGGGGGAGCTTTCCCCGAGGACGACGATGATGAGGAAGTAGCAGGGGGACTTTTGAGGGCCATGGATCCCAGTGAAGGCCGGAAGGCTGGGGCCTCAGCTGAAGCCGATGTGGGAGCCCTCCTCTTCGGGTTCAAAGACAAGATCAGGGAGCCAGAGCCTGACTTTATTATCACTGATGTCTTTTCCCTCCGGAATGCTGGGGGCAGAGGCCGGGAGCCGCCCTCCCCAGAGGCTGATCCCAAGCCAAAGACGGGAAGGGCACCTAAGAAATCCCTGAGCACCGGTGGGCTCCTCATGGAGCAGTGGCGGCTGGTGGCTGGAGGCCAGAAGAGCCGAGCCAGCGTCGATCTGGCCCCAGTGGGCACGGAGGGCAGTGGAATCATCCCTTGCTATCCCCCTCCAGCTTATAGCGAATATCAGGAGGCCCAAGGCCTGAACCTGTCCCTTTTGGGCATAAACTACCCCCTAAGCCCTGGGCTCTTCTCCTACCTGGGACCCACACTCACTGCTGGTGCTGCTGCCACTCATGCCCCCATAACTCAGATGCCCTTTTTGGCATCAGCTGCTCAGCTCTTGCCCCCGCCAGCTGCTGCAGCTGCCACCACTGCACCCTTCCAGACTCTCCAAGGCCCCGAACGCTCAGCCTTCCTCCCACGGTTCTACTACCCGCTGCTGTTTGAACACGCCCTGGGAACCCCCAGTGGGAAAGCCTCCGATGCTCCCCCTGCCCCAGCAAACCTTGCCCTCCCAGGCAAGACACCGGGAGAGATGCCCACAGCCCTAGGGCTCCTCAAGGTGCCTATGTCCAAAGCAGTGTCGTCCTGGCCCCGCTCCCATAGGGACCCCGGCCAGGAGGTCGAGCTCAAAGCAGGGCCTCTGGGAactaaggaggaagaggaggaagaagagaaggaaggcaggTGCCAAAGTTTCCAGAAGGAGGGTACTGGACCAAGCAGAACACCGACATCAGAGATCTATCGGAGCTTGCTGGGGAGCAGTTCCAGGAAGGCCCAGGGGACTCTGGCCAGCCCCGCCGCTGCTGTGAGCACTCTGAAAAGGAAGTCCTTTTTGGGGGGTGGGCTTGACTTCCCGAAGGATCCCACAGGTGTGGACAGCCTCCCCCTGGGGAAGTTTGACTACCAGAGGAG TGTGCCAGCTGCTACACCCCTGCTCTCATGGCCCAAGGACTCTGATACTGTTGGTTCTGAGGCTACTTCTCCCACTCTCCAGGCCCTGGATGGACCTCCTAGCAAACACCTGCAGGAGTACAGGCCAGTGAGCCCGGGCCCAATCGGAGAGGACCTGTCCAAAGCCCTGGGAGACTACGAGAAAGTGGAGAGACGGCTGGGTCAGCTGGCTACCACGGGTGGTCCCACTCAGGGGCCGCTTCGGGAGCAGCTGGGAAAGATACGCCGGGAGCTTTACCATATTCATCAGGTCCTGGAGAAGGCAACCAGGCCTCCCGAGGGGCCCCTTGACCTGTCTGTGAAGAGAGTGCCGGACAAAGGGCCTTCCCCTACTGAGCTGGAGCTGGAGGAGGGTGGCTGGGAGGAGAGTGGGTTGGAAACCACCAAGACACCCTTGGATCTGCTGCTACTGCAGCTGAGCCAGCCAGAAGGGAGACAAGGATCCTCAGAGTCTCCTGGGGTACCCATTACAGTTCTACCCCCAACACTGGCCACAGAGCCCTTCTATGGCCATACCACAAAATGTGAAGCAGACTCCAGTGTCTTACTGGGTGCTGATGGGAGAGCTCCTGGGGGGTCTGGATCTACTCCTGGGGGGCCCCAGCTCCTGGCTTCTGAGGAAGGGCCTCTGGGTGGTTGGGGTGGGGGACCCCGAAGTGGGTTAGGAGTCTTTCCTGGAGATCCAGAAGCCACATGTCTCCACAGTCCTGAGAACACTGAAGTCTGA